The window AGCGGGTGGCAAAGGAAGGGGAAGATCTCAAAATGATCAAGaacggggaagaagaagatgatgatgatggtcaGCCTGGAGACGAACTTCGCTACGCTGAGGAGTCCGACATGGGTCGGCAACAAAGTACGGCGACCCGCAACCTGCGTATCCGAGAAGACACCGCGAAATATCTACTGAACCTCGACCTCGATTCCGCCAAATACGATCCGAAAACGCGACGAATGGTGGATATGGGTGCACAGGAAGATCAAGCGGCAGCACTGGTCGCAGAGGAGAATTTCATTCGCGCTTCAGGCGACGCTGCTGAATTCGAGAAAGCACAGAGCTATGCATGGGAATCTCAGGAAAGCGGTCGTGCACATATACATCTTCAAGCGAACCCGACCTCCGGCGAGGTTCTtcgaaagaaagagaaatcAGACAGTGAGTCCAAACGTCAAGCGCAGCGCAAGGCTCTGTTGGACAAATACGGTGGCTCCGAACATCTCCAATCGACTCCTCTCCGCGACACGATGGTTCTCGAGAACGAGCGGTTTGTCGAGTACGACGAATCGGGTGCCATCAAGGGTGCACCCAAGAACGCGACCAAATCCAAATACGCCGAGGATGTCATGATCAACAACCATACTTCTGTTTGGGGTAGCTGGTGGCATGAGTTCCAGTGGGGCTACACCTGCTGCTTCTCTACGGTGAAGAACAGCTACTGTACGGGagaggagggcaagaaggcgtttgaggaagaggggaACATGTTGATGTTGCCCGAGAATGGCGAAGAAGCACCCGTTCAGGCGGATGAACCTCTCGAGTCAGACCCAGTGGACACAaggacagaggagaaggccaatGCAAAGAAACGCACGCTGGCGGAAGTGAAGTCCGGCAtcacggaggaagagatcgactCGTATAAAAGAAGCCGGCTAACGGCAGACGACCCCATGGCGAAGTTCATGGATCAGGACCTGTAACTATaacatttttttttggcgTTTGGGTTGAACAGAATACCCTCGGAATTACTATTCAATAATTATCGATGCTCCTGCTATACTGAGTAATATCACGTGATAGACTTTAATATCATGTGACTAACTGTCACGGGACAGGGCAAACCCTATCACCTGACCCGGCCCACGACGATTCTCCTACCATCAATTTCGCCAATTTCGATCcgcccgacgacgacatcccGACAACCAGCCCCTTCCACGGAATCGCCAGGTACTTCCGCTCACTCTCGCTCGTGCACCCTTTCATCACGCTAACATCAATCTCTTCGCCCAGTTCCCTAATCCAAAATGAGTACGTCCTACCACGAATTCACCGACCGCCGCGATCATCCGCCGCGTCGACGAGACAGTGCAGCAGCATACTGACAATCATTACAGCGA of the Penicillium psychrofluorescens genome assembly, chromosome: 1 genome contains:
- a CDS encoding uncharacterized protein (ID:PFLUO_000670-T1.cds;~source:funannotate) translates to MSRKPADVASKERNEYIPSFISKKPFYVDDESGNDYLEHQRLQKATQEQSKWYDRGKRAGPAVTKYRKGACENCGAMTHKTKECLSRPRKQGAKWTGKDIQADEVLQTVDMGWDAKRDRWNGYDASEYRKVVNEYEEMEAMKRVAKEGEDLKMIKNGEEEDDDDGQPGDELRYAEESDMGRQQSTATRNLRIREDTAKYLLNLDLDSAKYDPKTRRMVDMGAQEDQAAALVAEENFIRASGDAAEFEKAQSYAWESQESGRAHIHLQANPTSGEVLRKKEKSDSESKRQAQRKALLDKYGGSEHLQSTPLRDTMVLENERFVEYDESGAIKGAPKNATKSKYAEDVMINNHTSVWGSWWHEFQWGYTCCFSTVKNSYCTGEEGKKAFEEEGNMLMLPENGEEAPVQADEPLESDPVDTRTEEKANAKKRTLAEVKSGITEEEIDSYKRSRLTADDPMAKFMDQDL